One stretch of Cohnella algarum DNA includes these proteins:
- the aroC gene encoding chorismate synthase — MSLRYLTAGETHGPQLTAIIEGLPSNLELDFEALNFQLQRRQKGHGRGRRMQIEKDEAQIVGGVRHGKTTGAPVALVVANNDWKHWTAVMNIEPIEGSDETKRRVHRPRPGHADLNGGLKYNLKDLRNVLERSSARETAARVAVGAVARQLLAQFGIKVAGRVVSIGGIRAPLPEMPIDELIERTEQSPVRVADADSEQRMIELIDKTKADGDSIGGVVECIVAGLPVGLGSHVQWDRKLDGRIAQAVVSINAFKGVEFGIGFEAANLPGSQVHDEIMYSPERGYYRASNRLGGFEGGMTNGEPIVVRGVMKPIPTLYKPLQSVDIDTKEPFTAQVERSDACAVPAASVVMESVVAWEVAKAFLEKFGGDSMDEIRANYDRYLEQVAEY, encoded by the coding sequence TTGAGTTTACGTTATTTGACCGCGGGGGAAACGCACGGTCCGCAGCTTACCGCCATTATCGAAGGATTGCCCAGCAATTTGGAACTGGATTTCGAAGCGCTTAATTTTCAACTGCAGCGCCGGCAGAAGGGCCACGGCCGCGGGCGGAGAATGCAAATCGAAAAGGACGAAGCTCAAATCGTAGGAGGCGTCCGCCACGGCAAAACGACCGGAGCGCCGGTCGCGCTTGTCGTTGCGAACAACGACTGGAAGCATTGGACGGCTGTCATGAACATCGAGCCGATCGAAGGCAGCGACGAAACGAAGCGCCGGGTTCACCGTCCGCGTCCGGGGCATGCGGATTTGAACGGCGGTTTGAAATACAATCTGAAAGACCTGCGCAACGTGCTGGAGCGGTCCAGTGCGCGCGAGACGGCGGCCCGCGTCGCGGTCGGCGCGGTGGCGCGCCAGCTGCTCGCGCAATTCGGCATCAAGGTCGCCGGCCGCGTCGTTTCCATCGGCGGCATCCGCGCCCCGCTGCCGGAAATGCCGATCGACGAGCTGATCGAGCGGACGGAGCAATCGCCGGTTCGCGTCGCGGACGCGGATTCCGAGCAGCGGATGATCGAGCTTATCGACAAAACGAAGGCCGACGGCGATTCGATCGGCGGCGTCGTCGAATGCATCGTGGCGGGACTTCCGGTCGGCCTGGGCAGCCACGTGCAATGGGACCGCAAGCTGGACGGGCGGATCGCGCAAGCGGTCGTCTCCATCAACGCGTTCAAGGGCGTGGAGTTCGGCATCGGCTTCGAAGCAGCCAATCTTCCGGGCTCGCAGGTGCACGATGAAATCATGTATTCGCCGGAGCGCGGCTATTACCGGGCTTCCAACCGGCTCGGCGGCTTCGAGGGCGGGATGACGAACGGGGAGCCGATCGTCGTGCGCGGCGTCATGAAGCCGATTCCGACGCTGTACAAGCCGCTGCAAAGCGTCGATATCGACACGAAGGAACCGTTTACGGCCCAGGTCGAGCGTTCGGACGCGTGCGCGGTTCCGGCGGCGAGCGTCGTCATGGAAAGCGTCGTCGCCTGGGAAGTCGCCAAAGCGTTCCTCGAGAAATTCGGCGGCGATTCAATGGA